A window of Gambusia affinis linkage group LG03, SWU_Gaff_1.0, whole genome shotgun sequence contains these coding sequences:
- the LOC122827895 gene encoding rho-related BTB domain-containing protein 2 translates to MEPRFPTRSSTNLMQHFLLLRSQLTDTDMDYERPNVETIKCVVVGDNAVGKTRLICARACNATLTQYQLLATHVPTVWAIDQYRVCQEVLERSRDVVDDVSVSLRLWDTFGDHHKDRRFAYGRSDVVVLCFSIANPNSLYHVKTMWYPEIKHFCPRAPVILVGCQLDLRYADLEAVNRARRPLARKSELVSNSPSCLPVCKVLLPNTTRSCMRAVLEYLYMGRFCSRSDLDAMELIVLANRLCLPHLVALTELYTVTVLTESAMMGTDIDGDVLIYLDMAQFHGAQQLTGWCLHHICTNYNSVCRKFPREMKAKSTENQDYFEKHRWPPVWYLKEDDHYQRARKEREKEDYLYQRRQCKRKWLFWNLPSSPNSNSPSGSSAII, encoded by the exons ATGGAGCCCCGCTTTCCGACTCGCTCATCGACCAACCTAATGCAGCACTTCCTTTTGTTGCG GTCCCAGTTGACGGATACTGATATGGACTATGAGAGGCCAAACGTTGAAACTATCAAGTGTGTGGTGGTGGGAGACAATGCAGTTGGAAAGACCCGCCTTATCTGCGCCCGGGCCTGCAATGCCACACTCACTCAGTACCAGTTACTTGCTACGCATGTGCCCACAGTTTGGGCAATCGATCAGTACAGAGTATGCCAAGAG GTGTTAGAGCGCTCCAGAGACGTAGTGGATGATGTGAGTGTGTCCCTCCGGCTGTGGGACACTTTCGGAGATCATCATAAGGACCGGCGTTTTGCATACGGCAG GTCCGATGTTGTGGTACTGTGCTTCTCCATTGCGAACCCCAACTCTCTGTACCACGTAAAGACCATGTGGTACCCTGAGATTAAGCACTTCTGTCCCCGCGCTCCTGTCATCTTGGTAGGGTGCCAGCTGGACCTGCGCTATGCAGATCTGGAGGCAGTCAACAGGGCACGGAGGCCTTTGGCCAG AAAATCTGAGCTTGTAAGTAATTCCCCGTCCTGTCTTCCTGTTTGTAAGGTGCTGCTTCCCAACACGACCCGGAGCTGCATGCGAGCTGTGCTGGAGTATCTCTACATGGGTAGATTCTGCTCTCGGTCGGACTTGGACGCGATGGAGCTCATTGTTCTTGCCAACCGTCTTTGCCTCCCCCACCTGGTCGCTCTCACAG AACTCTACACAGTAACAGTTTTGACGGAGTCGGCGATGATGGGGACGGACATTGATGGCGATGTGCTGATATACTTGGATATGGCCCAG TTCCACGGAGCCCAGCAGCTGACTGGATGGTGTTTGCACCATATTTGCACCAACTACAACAGTGTCTGCCGCAAGTTTCCACGTGAAATGAAGGCAAAGTCCACAG AGAACCAAGACTACTTTGAGAAACATCGCTGGCCACCGGTTTGGTACTTGAAGGAGGACGACCACTATCAAAGAGCACGCAAAGAGCGTGAAAAAGAGGACTACCTGTACCAGAGACGGCAATGTAAACGCAAGTGGCTCTTCTGGAACCTTCCTTCCTCCCCAAACTCAAACTCACCCTCCGGATCATCTGCCATTATTTGA
- the ido1 gene encoding indoleamine 2,3-dioxygenase 1, with the protein MASAETERGTPFSLDSYYVSEELGFVLPDPLENLPSYYQPWMDVGLRVPELVDSHDLRSHINKMPLLSTKFLQNHRELRLAHLVLSMATMGYVWQEGENDTVEMLPRNLAVPYWEVSQRLGLPSILTHADAVLANWRKKDPEGPLDMENLELLVRLPGGDSAKGFFLVTLLVELAAVPALRSIPAVINGVRCGDTETVTKALENIGRSIQDMNDALKLMHVYVDPSVFYGIMRIFLSGWKDNSCMPKGLVYEGVQTEPIGFSGGSAAQSSLLHCFDELLGVKHEEKSRAFLTRMRSYMPPAHRKLIQDISLQPSLRGFVQQQANEDLSKAFDDCVSKLLALRSYHINVVSRFITVPAARARQLRTNSHDSEGEMVSRAPASLEERGTGGSGIMTFLKTVRDKTKDVLLHETSKTTVHENCHQCGNK; encoded by the exons ATGGCTTCAGCTGAGACAGAGCGTGGAACTCCTTTCTCACTGGACTCCTACTATGTTTCAGAAGAACTGGGTTTTGTGCTTCCAGACCCCCTG GAAAACCTTCCATCTTATTACCAGCCATGGATGGATGTTGGCCTGCGTGTGCCAGAGCTTGTGGACAGTCATGACCTGCGCTCCCATATCAACAAG ATGCCTCTGCTGAGCACCAAGTTTCTCCAAAACCACAGAGAATTAAGGCTTGCCCACCTGGTCCTTAGCATGGCAACCATGGGCTATGTGTGGCAAGAAGGTGAAAACGATACAGTGGAG ATGCTGCCAAGAAACCTTGCTGTTCCTTACTGGGAGGTGTCACAGCGCTTAGGACTTCCATCAATTCTCACCCATGCAGACGCAGTATTAGCTAACTGGAGGAAGAAAGATCCAGAGGG ACCTTTGGACATGGA GAACCTGGAGTTGCTGGTCAGACTCCCAGGTGGTGACAGTGCCAAAGGTTTCTTCTTGGTCACTCTGCTGGTGGAGCTTGCTGCAGTCCCTGCATTAAGG AGCATTCCCGCAGTCATCAACGGTGTCAGGTGTGGTGACACGGAGACTGTGACCAAAGCACTGGAGAACATTGGCCGGTCCATACAGGACATGAATGATGCACTTAAACTGATGCATG TGTATGTGGACCCGTCAGTCTTCTACGGCATTATGAGGATCTTCCTGTCTGG GTGGAAGGACAACTCATGTATGCCGAAGGGACTTGTTTACGAAGGTGTCCAGACAGAACCGATTGGGTTTTCTGGAGGAAGTGCTGCACAAAGTAGTCTGCTGCACTGCTTTGATGAACTACTAGGagtaaaacatgaagaaaaaagtc GCGCCTTTCTAACTCGCATGAGGAGCTACATGCCACCTGCCCACCGGAAACTGATCCAAGACATCTCTTTGCAACCATCCCTGAGGGGTTTTGTCCAGCAGCAGGCCAATGAGGACCTTAGCAAGGCATTTGATGACTGTGTTTCAAAACTGTTGGCCTTGCGCAGCTACCATATCAATGTTGTGAGCCGCTTTATCACTGTACCTGCCGCCAGAGCTCGGCAACTACGCACAAACAGCCACGACTCAGAGGGGGAGATGGTCAGCAGAGCCCCCGCATCACTGGAGGAGAGGGGCACTGGTGGGTCTGGCATCATGACCTTCCTGAAAACTGTGAGGGACAAAACAAAAGACGTCCTTTTGCATGAGACAAGCAAAACAACCGTTCACGAGAACTGTCATCaatgtggaaataaataa